From Coriobacteriaceae bacterium, a single genomic window includes:
- a CDS encoding acylphosphatase — translation MGLFDTFFSSVTGGSREPQKPSNVELELRRRLTVLASDEATQDTPLRYFLHWTGQVQGVGFRFTNTNLAQARALTGWVRNMEDGSVEMEIQGAPANILSQLEALHASYERMGTRFRLKDAQARAPLADEDGFNPRY, via the coding sequence ATGGGCCTCTTCGATACGTTCTTCTCCAGCGTCACCGGCGGCAGTCGAGAGCCTCAAAAACCATCAAACGTCGAGCTCGAGCTGCGCCGCAGGCTTACCGTACTCGCAAGCGACGAGGCCACTCAAGACACTCCCCTGCGCTATTTCCTGCATTGGACAGGGCAGGTCCAAGGCGTTGGCTTTCGCTTTACCAACACCAACCTCGCTCAGGCACGCGCGCTCACCGGCTGGGTGCGCAATATGGAAGACGGCTCAGTCGAGATGGAAATACAGGGGGCGCCGGCAAACATCCTGTCTCAGCTCGAGGCGCTTCATGCCTCCTACGAGCGCATGGGGACGCGCTTTCGCCTCAAAGATGCCCAGGCGCGAGCCCCGCTTGCCGATGAAGACGGTTTCAATCCTCGTTATTAG
- a CDS encoding Gfo/Idh/MocA family oxidoreductase, producing the protein MLRIATIGTSMITDDFIQVVNANDQAAFVGTLSRDAERGAAFTAEHGGERNFTALDELASAVDVDAVYIGSPNALHHEQALACIAGGKHVIVEKPFCATEAQALEVFRAAEAAGVVALEAMRPLHDPAFHAVEDALGEIAPIRRASLRFGKYSSRYNEVLAGRATNIFDCHMASGSLMDIGVYTVEPMVEIFGMPSGLTSMTTLLDPTTRQLTHGPIDGCGSILASYGGGRISVELAHSKITNDLLPSQIEGERGTIQIDHLSTPRNVRIDYRGDVVRGSATEAPREQGENGRVLDLPKSSNTMEYELTDFITAIGGIDNVKEEIWETPAGRHELGHYRDVTLVSLRIMDAVRRQAGITFPADAGKQA; encoded by the coding sequence ATGCTGCGCATCGCGACCATCGGCACATCCATGATCACCGACGACTTTATCCAAGTCGTCAACGCCAACGACCAAGCCGCGTTTGTGGGCACGCTCTCGCGCGATGCCGAGCGCGGCGCCGCCTTTACCGCCGAACACGGCGGCGAGCGTAACTTCACCGCACTTGACGAGCTTGCGTCCGCCGTCGACGTCGACGCCGTCTATATCGGCAGCCCTAACGCACTTCACCACGAGCAGGCCCTTGCCTGCATCGCCGGTGGCAAGCATGTCATCGTCGAGAAACCCTTCTGCGCCACCGAAGCGCAGGCGCTGGAAGTCTTCCGCGCTGCCGAAGCAGCAGGTGTCGTGGCCCTCGAGGCCATGCGCCCGCTCCATGACCCCGCTTTCCACGCCGTCGAGGACGCCCTGGGCGAGATTGCGCCCATTCGTCGCGCCTCACTGCGCTTTGGCAAGTATTCTTCGCGCTACAACGAGGTTCTCGCGGGGCGCGCCACCAATATCTTCGACTGCCACATGGCCTCGGGCTCCCTCATGGACATTGGCGTCTACACCGTCGAGCCCATGGTCGAGATTTTCGGCATGCCCTCCGGCCTTACGAGCATGACTACTCTGCTCGACCCCACCACGCGACAGCTCACGCACGGCCCCATCGACGGCTGCGGTTCCATCCTCGCCAGCTACGGCGGTGGCCGCATCTCCGTCGAGCTCGCGCACTCCAAAATTACGAATGACCTGCTGCCCTCGCAGATAGAAGGCGAGCGTGGCACTATCCAGATCGACCATCTGTCCACGCCCCGCAACGTCCGCATCGACTATCGCGGCGACGTCGTACGCGGCTCGGCGACCGAGGCACCGCGCGAACAGGGCGAGAACGGCCGCGTGCTCGACCTGCCCAAATCGAGCAACACTATGGAATACGAACTCACAGACTTTATCACCGCCATCGGCGGCATCGATAACGTTAAGGAAGAAATTTGGGAGACCCCGGCAGGACGCCACGAGCTTGGCCACTACCGCGATGTCACGCTCGTCTCACTGCGTATCATGGATGCCGTGCGCCGGCAGGCCGGCATTACCTTCCCGGCCGACGCAGGCAAGCAGGCATAG
- the rnhA gene encoding ribonuclease HI — translation MALQWSLTRNVPNERKPVKVIIYTDGSARSNPGRGGYGAVLKYTNPAGKTFTSELSRGYAKTTNNRMELMAVIVALEALNRPCEVEVHSDSQYVVNAFNKHWIDGWKKRGWKTANKQPVKNRDLWERLLAAKSKHKVEFIWVKGHAGHELNERCDELATTAADGSNLDIDTGFNESDL, via the coding sequence ATGGCGCTACAATGGTCACTCACACGAAACGTACCCAACGAAAGGAAGCCCGTGAAGGTCATCATCTATACCGACGGCTCGGCCCGATCAAATCCGGGACGCGGCGGCTACGGCGCCGTACTCAAATACACCAACCCCGCCGGCAAGACCTTCACCTCCGAGCTTTCACGCGGCTACGCCAAGACCACCAACAACCGCATGGAACTCATGGCGGTCATCGTGGCGCTCGAGGCGCTCAACCGCCCCTGCGAGGTCGAGGTCCATTCCGATTCGCAGTACGTCGTCAACGCCTTTAACAAGCACTGGATCGACGGCTGGAAAAAGCGCGGGTGGAAAACTGCCAACAAGCAGCCCGTTAAGAACCGTGACCTGTGGGAGCGCCTGCTTGCCGCAAAGAGCAAGCATAAGGTGGAGTTCATCTGGGTTAAGGGCCACGCCGGCCACGAGCTCAACGAGCGCTGCGATGAGCTCGCCACCACGGCGGCCGACGGCAGCAACCTCGATATCGACACCGGCTTTAACGAGAGCGACCTGTAA
- a CDS encoding LysR family transcriptional regulator — protein sequence MTLQQLRFLIAVAESGSINAAAQRLYTAQSNISNAVKSLEQELHLEIFTRSSRGVTLTNDGTELLGYARQVVEQADMLEARYEDGGTPQARLAISAQHYAFSVEAFVNVVERCRDSKFEFIMRETTTSQIIDDVRAFRSDIGILYLDDFNARVLQKAFADARASFHPLFDATVHVFVSERHPLARRPQLSLADLTPYTRYSFEQGTSNSFYYAEEPFSYIPCDRNIRISDRGTLTNLLITSNGYTLSTGVLSNEMQWGMASIPLADAPTMHVGYIMHNERKPSSLLQQYLDELNRIIHAN from the coding sequence ATGACACTCCAGCAGCTTCGTTTTCTTATCGCCGTGGCAGAGTCCGGCTCAATCAACGCCGCAGCTCAGCGCCTCTATACCGCTCAGTCCAACATCTCAAACGCCGTCAAAAGCCTAGAACAAGAGCTCCATCTGGAGATCTTTACGCGCTCCAGCCGCGGCGTCACGCTCACCAACGACGGCACCGAGCTTTTGGGCTATGCGCGCCAGGTCGTAGAGCAGGCCGACATGCTCGAGGCACGCTACGAGGACGGTGGCACCCCGCAAGCCCGCCTCGCCATTTCCGCCCAGCACTACGCCTTTTCGGTCGAGGCCTTTGTCAACGTAGTCGAGCGCTGCCGCGACAGCAAGTTCGAGTTCATCATGCGCGAGACCACCACATCGCAGATCATCGATGACGTCCGTGCGTTTCGCAGCGATATCGGCATTCTGTATCTGGATGACTTTAACGCCCGCGTTCTGCAGAAGGCCTTCGCCGATGCCCGCGCAAGCTTCCATCCCCTCTTCGACGCGACGGTCCACGTCTTCGTTAGCGAGCGCCACCCGCTCGCACGCCGCCCTCAGCTGTCCCTTGCCGACCTTACACCCTATACGCGCTACAGCTTTGAGCAAGGCACCTCGAACTCCTTCTATTACGCCGAGGAACCTTTTAGCTATATCCCTTGCGACCGCAACATACGAATCTCGGACCGCGGAACACTTACTAACTTACTTATCACGTCGAACGGTTACACCCTGTCGACCGGTGTCCTCTCCAATGAAATGCAATGGGGTATGGCATCGATCCCGTTAGCAGACGCCCCAACGATGCACGTAGGCTATATCATGCACAATGAGCGCAAGCCCTCTTCCCTCTTGCAGCAATACCTCGACGAGCTCAACCGCATCATCCATGCCAACTAA
- a CDS encoding O-acetylhomoserine aminocarboxypropyltransferase/cysteine synthase, whose protein sequence is MSQFINNPEHTFGFDTLQLHVGQESADPASDSRAVPIYQTTSYVFRNSQHAADRFGLADAGNIYGRLTNSTQGVFEDRIAALEGGVAGLAVASGAAAITYTLQALAQAGDHVVAQKTIYGGSYNLLEHTLSQFGVETTFVDAHNLEEVEGAIKDNTTVIYLETLGNPNSDIPNIDVISEIAKKHGLPVVVDNTFGTPYLFRPLEHGANIVVHSATKFIGGHGTSLGGVIVDGGNFDWKASGKYAQIAEPNPSYHGVSFAEAAGPAAFATYVRAILLRDEGACISPFNAWVLLQGTETLSLRVDRHVENTKKVVEFLAGDSHVAKVNHPSLPEHPDHELYQKYFPNGGASIFTFEIKGGQEAAWKFIDHLQVFSLLANVADVKSLVVHPATTTHSQLSAEELAEQNITPSTIRLSIGTENAEDIIWDLKQAFAVLDE, encoded by the coding sequence ATGAGCCAGTTCATCAACAACCCCGAGCACACCTTTGGTTTCGATACCCTGCAGCTTCATGTTGGCCAGGAGAGCGCCGACCCCGCATCCGACTCCCGCGCCGTGCCTATCTACCAGACCACGAGCTATGTGTTCCGCAACTCCCAGCACGCCGCCGATCGCTTTGGTCTTGCCGACGCCGGTAACATCTACGGCCGTCTGACCAACTCCACCCAGGGCGTCTTTGAGGACCGTATCGCCGCGCTCGAGGGTGGCGTGGCCGGTCTTGCCGTCGCCTCCGGTGCCGCTGCCATCACCTATACCCTGCAGGCTCTTGCCCAGGCTGGTGACCACGTGGTGGCTCAGAAGACCATCTACGGCGGTTCCTACAACCTGCTCGAGCATACGCTCTCCCAGTTTGGCGTCGAGACCACGTTTGTCGATGCTCATAACCTGGAAGAGGTTGAGGGTGCCATCAAGGACAACACCACGGTCATCTATCTCGAGACGCTCGGCAACCCCAACTCTGACATCCCCAACATCGACGTCATCTCCGAGATCGCCAAGAAGCACGGTCTGCCGGTTGTCGTCGACAACACTTTCGGCACCCCGTATCTGTTCCGTCCGCTGGAGCATGGCGCCAACATCGTCGTCCACTCCGCAACCAAGTTCATCGGCGGCCACGGCACCTCGCTGGGCGGTGTGATCGTCGACGGCGGTAACTTCGATTGGAAGGCGAGCGGAAAGTACGCCCAGATCGCTGAGCCCAACCCCTCCTACCATGGCGTCTCGTTTGCCGAGGCTGCCGGTCCCGCCGCCTTCGCAACCTATGTCCGCGCCATCCTGCTGCGTGACGAGGGTGCCTGCATCAGCCCGTTCAACGCCTGGGTCCTGCTCCAGGGCACCGAGACCCTGTCGCTGCGCGTTGACCGTCATGTCGAGAACACCAAGAAGGTCGTTGAGTTCCTTGCCGGCGACAGCCATGTCGCCAAGGTGAACCACCCGAGCCTGCCTGAGCACCCCGATCACGAGCTCTATCAGAAGTACTTCCCCAACGGCGGCGCTTCGATCTTCACCTTTGAGATTAAGGGTGGCCAGGAGGCTGCCTGGAAGTTCATCGATCATCTGCAGGTGTTCTCGCTGCTCGCCAACGTGGCCGATGTCAAGTCGCTCGTCGTGCACCCGGCTACCACCACGCACTCCCAGCTCTCTGCCGAGGAGCTCGCCGAGCAGAACATCACGCCCTCCACGATCCGTCTTTCCATCGGTACCGAGAACGCCGAGGATATCATTTGGGATCTGAAGCAGGCCTTCGCCGTGCTGGACGAGTAA
- a CDS encoding 2-dehydropantoate 2-reductase, with product MQINKVTFIGKGGVGLLYGSMIAQALGNDAVKYVMDDARFERHAGDALTVNGKPCALKSVRASEATPVDLVILTVKTTGLDVALKTLESVVGPDTLIASLCNGITSEQKIAERFGWEHTVLGICQGMDAVFLNGELTYTNAGEIRFDAAAGTDPATVIAIDELYTRCGIAHTVEHDIAHRMWAKLMLNDGINQTCMAYGGTYGSATEQGSEQLRSFVSAMRETLAVANAEGIELTEADLTQMVRLIKGLDPAGMPSMAQDRIAQRRTEVEEFAGTICRLAAKHGIQVPQNEWLYSRIREIEASW from the coding sequence ATGCAGATCAACAAGGTCACCTTTATCGGCAAGGGCGGCGTCGGGCTACTCTACGGCAGTATGATCGCCCAGGCACTCGGCAACGACGCCGTCAAATACGTTATGGACGACGCGCGCTTTGAGCGCCACGCGGGTGATGCGCTCACCGTCAACGGCAAGCCCTGCGCGCTCAAGTCCGTCCGCGCGAGCGAGGCGACGCCCGTCGACCTGGTCATCCTCACGGTCAAGACAACCGGGCTCGATGTGGCGCTCAAAACTCTGGAAAGCGTCGTGGGACCCGACACGCTGATCGCGTCGCTGTGCAACGGCATCACGAGCGAGCAGAAGATTGCCGAGCGCTTTGGCTGGGAGCACACCGTCCTTGGTATCTGCCAGGGCATGGACGCCGTATTCCTCAACGGGGAGCTCACCTATACCAATGCCGGCGAGATCCGCTTTGATGCGGCAGCGGGCACCGACCCCGCAACCGTTATCGCCATCGACGAGCTCTACACGCGTTGCGGCATCGCCCATACCGTCGAGCACGACATCGCACATCGCATGTGGGCCAAACTCATGCTCAACGACGGCATCAACCAGACCTGTATGGCCTACGGCGGCACCTACGGAAGCGCTACGGAGCAGGGCTCCGAGCAGCTCCGCAGTTTTGTCTCCGCCATGCGCGAGACGCTTGCAGTCGCCAATGCCGAGGGCATCGAGCTCACCGAGGCAGACCTAACGCAGATGGTGCGTCTCATAAAAGGGCTCGATCCCGCCGGCATGCCCTCGATGGCGCAAGACCGCATCGCTCAACGCAGAACCGAGGTCGAGGAATTTGCGGGTACCATCTGCCGCCTCGCGGCCAAGCACGGTATCCAGGTGCCGCAAAACGAATGGCTCTATTCGCGCATCCGCGAAATCGAGGCCAGCTGGTAA
- a CDS encoding aldo/keto reductase: MQYRVDPKSGNRISALGLGCMRFPGAPGRPDAKTADAIISRAVEQGINYLDTAYLYPGNEACVGASLERLGLRDQVLLATKLPHASCKCAEDFDRFFDEQLRRLQTDHIDYYLMHNITSPAQWERVVALGIEDWIARQKASGRIRQIGFSYHGSAADFLTMLDAYEWDFCQIQYNYAGERYQAGTAGLMAAAERGLAVFVMEPLLGGRLAGKLPPRARAVLDSARDPHLRTPAAWGLSWVWNHPQVTMLLSGMTDTAQVDENAVLADRALPDSMTATQLDAIAHVLTEFEKSNRVPCTGCGYCMPCPKGINIPGCFAAYNASYAHSWFTGLSQYFTASAVRTSEAKLVSNCVKCGKCARHCPQHIDIPERFDDVRRRFQPGPVTAALKAFCKTRSS; the protein is encoded by the coding sequence GTGCAATATCGCGTTGACCCCAAAAGCGGCAACCGTATCTCGGCGTTGGGGCTGGGCTGCATGAGGTTTCCCGGTGCGCCGGGACGCCCGGATGCGAAGACCGCCGACGCCATCATCTCCCGTGCGGTGGAGCAGGGGATTAACTACCTGGACACGGCCTATCTCTATCCCGGCAACGAGGCTTGTGTGGGCGCTTCGCTTGAGCGCCTAGGCCTACGCGACCAGGTTTTGCTCGCGACCAAGCTGCCACATGCTTCGTGCAAATGCGCGGAGGATTTCGATCGGTTCTTCGACGAGCAGCTGCGTCGCCTGCAGACCGACCATATCGACTATTACCTTATGCACAACATCACCTCGCCTGCGCAGTGGGAGCGCGTGGTGGCACTGGGCATCGAGGACTGGATTGCGCGCCAAAAGGCTTCGGGGCGCATTCGCCAGATCGGTTTTTCATACCACGGCAGCGCGGCGGACTTCCTCACGATGCTCGATGCGTATGAGTGGGACTTTTGCCAGATCCAGTACAATTACGCTGGAGAGCGCTATCAGGCGGGAACGGCGGGGCTCATGGCCGCCGCCGAGCGCGGGCTCGCGGTGTTTGTGATGGAGCCGCTACTGGGCGGGCGTTTAGCGGGCAAACTGCCGCCACGGGCTCGCGCTGTGCTCGATAGTGCCCGTGACCCGCATTTGCGCACTCCTGCCGCCTGGGGTCTTTCGTGGGTGTGGAACCATCCTCAGGTGACGATGCTGCTTTCGGGTATGACCGATACCGCGCAGGTGGATGAGAACGCGGTGTTGGCCGATCGGGCTCTGCCGGATTCGATGACAGCTACTCAGCTCGATGCCATCGCGCACGTGCTGACGGAGTTTGAGAAATCGAATCGCGTGCCCTGCACGGGATGCGGCTACTGCATGCCATGTCCCAAGGGCATCAATATTCCCGGCTGCTTTGCCGCCTACAACGCGAGCTATGCGCACAGCTGGTTTACGGGTCTATCGCAGTACTTTACGGCGAGCGCGGTGCGCACAAGCGAGGCCAAGCTGGTGAGCAATTGCGTCAAGTGCGGTAAATGCGCGCGCCACTGCCCACAGCATATCGATATTCCCGAGCGTTTCGACGATGTGCGCCGACGTTTCCAGCCTGGCCCCGTAACGGCTGCGCTTAAAGCCTTTTGCAAAACGCGCTCCTCATGA
- a CDS encoding Gfo/Idh/MocA family oxidoreductase — MGHRDSCDDLREVRWGVLGAGHISHRFASSLKEVDGARLVAAAGRAPSHVEEFCGAFSIDAAHSYATTDDSGDAAYDALIADPDVDAIYLALPHGMHTRWACRALRAGKAVLCEKPAVLSEEEALSIASTSRECGVLFMEAMKNRFCPMRTRVKDLFASGELGRIVSIESVQKLDYGESPSGYLLDPLQGGCLYDMGCYAVGWFEDLLAGACEVSSREVRWRDVSGGRVDWADEIHMSVGGIPIHMVCDGEATYESRLTIACERGSLEIERLHRPELAHVKYSDGRVLEIDAPFEVDDFYGEASHATQLIQAGKLESPIMCLAATQRCAHIIDAIRLKL; from the coding sequence GTGGGCCATCGGGATTCATGTGATGATTTGCGCGAGGTTCGTTGGGGCGTTTTGGGCGCTGGGCACATTTCGCATCGATTTGCATCGTCGCTCAAGGAGGTGGACGGGGCGCGGCTTGTGGCTGCCGCCGGTCGCGCCCCTTCGCATGTTGAGGAGTTTTGCGGGGCGTTTTCGATTGATGCCGCGCACAGCTATGCCACGACTGACGATAGCGGCGATGCGGCTTATGATGCGCTGATTGCCGACCCCGATGTCGACGCAATCTACTTGGCTCTTCCGCATGGCATGCATACGCGTTGGGCCTGTCGCGCGCTGCGTGCCGGAAAGGCCGTGCTGTGCGAAAAGCCGGCCGTTTTGAGTGAGGAAGAGGCTCTCTCGATTGCCTCCACCTCTCGCGAGTGCGGCGTGCTGTTTATGGAGGCGATGAAGAATCGGTTTTGCCCGATGCGCACTCGCGTGAAGGACTTGTTTGCGTCGGGTGAGCTTGGCCGTATTGTCTCGATTGAAAGCGTGCAAAAGCTCGATTACGGCGAGTCTCCTTCGGGCTATCTGCTTGATCCGTTGCAGGGCGGCTGTCTATATGACATGGGCTGCTATGCGGTCGGTTGGTTTGAGGATTTGCTCGCGGGCGCTTGCGAGGTTTCGTCCCGTGAAGTTCGCTGGCGTGACGTATCGGGCGGTCGCGTCGATTGGGCCGACGAGATCCATATGAGCGTCGGCGGTATACCCATTCATATGGTGTGCGACGGCGAAGCAACATATGAAAGCCGCTTAACGATTGCCTGTGAGCGGGGCTCGTTGGAAATCGAGCGGCTCCATCGCCCCGAGCTCGCTCATGTGAAGTATTCCGACGGTCGAGTACTCGAAATCGATGCACCATTTGAAGTCGATGATTTTTACGGTGAGGCGTCGCATGCGACGCAGCTCATTCAGGCGGGGAAACTCGAAAGCCCCATCATGTGCCTAGCCGCCACACAGCGCTGTGCGCACATCATCGATGCGATTCGCTTGAAACTTTAG